From one Pempheris klunzingeri isolate RE-2024b chromosome 5, fPemKlu1.hap1, whole genome shotgun sequence genomic stretch:
- the cox5aa gene encoding cytochrome c oxidase subunit 5Aa, which yields MFRAAVRLSASGVRSLTRIQPRCQAVLASRCYSLGKQETEEEFDARWVTYFNKPDIDAWELRKGMNTLVGYDLVPEPKIIDAALRACRRLNDLASAIRILEAVKDKAYFNKDIYPYLIQELQPTLDELGIPTPEDLGIDKL from the exons ATGTTCAGAGCCGCCGTCCGACTCTCAGCCTCCGGTGTCCGGAGCTTAACCCGTATTCAGCCACGATGCCAAG CTGTCTTGGCCTCAAGGTGCTACTCACTTGGGAAGCAAGAGACTGAGGAGGAGTTTGATGCCCGCTGGGTCACATATTTCAACAAGCCAGACATTGATGCGTGGGAACTGAGAAAAG GGATGAACACATTGGTTGGTTACGATCTGGTACCTGAACCAAAGATTATTGATGCAGCACTGAGAGCCTGTCGAAGACTAAATGACTTGGCCAGTGCCATCCGAATTTTGGAAGCTGTGAAG GACAAAGCTTACTTTAATAAAGACATCTATCCATACTTGATCCAAGAGCTGCAGCCAACATTGGACGAACTTGGCATCCCAACACCTGAGGATCTCGGCATTGACAAACTGTAG
- the LOC139202015 gene encoding ribonuclease P protein subunit p25-like protein has product MTEPRGQMKSSEGASGTIMELQSASFNPDVPSSSFSPKLARSNFRRVTRTEDSSPYPFPGLAPDILHMRVKEGSKIRNLLQFATARMQGEGKDSNGTSLRQVVFTGSGRGVTKTITCVEILKRKVGGLHQISKLYYKTVTEVWESPQQGAPGITMQRTVPAICILLSKDPLDSQEPGYQPPDTRSAPAEDAERRRALLRPAHSPSSQHTAKRVCLDDWSVSS; this is encoded by the coding sequence ATGACTGAACCCAGGGGTCAGATGAAGAGTTCAGAGGGAGCGAGCGGCACTATAATGGAACTACAGTCTGCTTCATTCAACCCTGACGTCCCTTCTTCATCCTTTTCTCCAAAACTTGCCCGGAGCAACTTCAGGAGAGTCACACGCACAGAGGACAGCAGCCCCTATCCGTTCCCCGGCCTGGCACCAGATATACTGCACATGCGAGTGAAGGAAGGAAGCAAGATCCGCAATTTGCTGCAGTTTGCAACAGCTCGCATGCAAGGTGAAGGAAAAGACAGCAATGGGACATCACTGAGACAAGTGGTGTTCACTGGCTCAGGTAGAGGAGTCACCAAGACCATCACCTGTGTGGAGATTCTGAAACGTAAAGTGGGAGGGCTCCACCAAATCTCCAAACTCTACTACAAGACTGTGACTGAGGTCTGGGAGAGTCCACAACAGGGAGCACCGGGTATAACCATGCAGAGGACAGTCCCTGCTATCTGTATCCTGCTCTCTAAAGACCCTCTGGACTCCCAGGAGCCTGGATACCAACCTCCTGACACCCGAAGTGCTCCCGCAGAGGAtgcagagagacggagagctCTGCTCAGGCCAGCTCACAGTCCGTCCTCACAACACACAGCCAAGAGAGTCTGTCTGGATGACTGGAGTGTATCATCATAG